The sequence below is a genomic window from Nocardia fluminea.
GTGAAACTGGCGACCGTGTGCGGTCCGATCACCCTGCGCGGCAGGGTGTCTCCGACCTTCACCTCGTCGAAACGCGGGGAGACGCCGTGTCGATTCGACATCAACCAGTCAGTACGCAGCGCGTCGACCGCGGCGAGTTCGGCCGGGGTCCAGCTCTTCACCGTGCCGAACTGGTTCTCGTAGAGTCCGCGCTCGGCGGCCTCGGCGGCGAGATAGCGGATCGCGGTGGACCGTTCGCGCGCCACCCGCACGCCGTGCTGATTGGTGTGGGTGGTGTCGCCGCGCGAGAACATGGTCGGCCCGGCGAATTTCGTGTCGGCGACCTTGTAGTCGTGGAAGCGGCGCTGCTGGAACAGGGTGTCGCCGGGCCGTACCGGGCAGCCGTAGAACCACCATTCCTCGCCACCGAAGATCAGGTGACTGCCGGGAATGTGGCCCACGCACGCGGGCGCCGCGCCGTGCCCGTAGTCGAGGGCGACGGCGATCGACTGCGGTGCCACGAGTCCGCCGAAGCGGGACTCACGGGCGAATTCGTGGTCCCAGTGCACCGGATTGGGGTAGTCCATCGCCATCACCCAGCGACGAATGTCGGAGGTACTGCACGGATCCCACAGTTGGCCGCCGCCGATCGGCTGGCCGACCCGGTGGTCGACGTCGGACAGGTCGAGTTCGGTGATCGCGGGTCGGTCCGGCTTTGTGCTCACAACTGCTCCTGAACTATCGGTTGACATCGACGACGATGCGACCACGCACCGTGCCCGCGATGAGCCGTTCGGCGGCGGCGATCGTGTCGGCCAGCGCGATCTCCTCGACGATCGCCTCGATGGCGTCGGCGGCGAGGTCGCGGGAGAGCCGGGACCAGGCGGCGTCACGTCGCGACCGCGGCGCCATGACACTGTCGATGCCGTACAGGGTGACCCCGCGCAGAATGAACGGCGCGACCGAGGACGGGAAGTCCATGCCCTGCGCCAGCCCGCACGCGGCGACGGCGCCGCCGTAGCGGGTCTGGGCGCAGGCATTGGCCAGGGTGTGACTCCCGACCGAGTCGACGACGCCCGCCCAGCGTTCCTTCTGTAGGGGTTTGCCGCCCTCGGCCAGTTCGGCACGGTCGAGCACCGTGGCCGCGCCGAGGTGACGCAGATAATCGGCCTCGGCGGTCTTTCCGGTCGCGGCGGCCACGGTGAAGCCCGCCGCGGCGAGCAAGGCGATCGCGATGCCGCCGACCCCGCCGGTCGCGCCGGTGACCAGGACTTCGCCCTGCTCTGGTCGCACGCCGTGGTCGAGCAGCGCGCTCACGCACAGACTCGCGGTGTAGCCCGCGGTGCCGATCACCATCGCCTGGCGGGCGGTGAACGCGGCGGGCAGCGGGACGAGCCAGTCGCCGTCGAGGCGGGCGCGCTGGGCGAGGCCGCCCCAGTGGGTCTCCCCGACGCCCCAGCCGTTGAGCACCACGCGGTCGCCCTTGGTCCAATCCGGGTGCGCGCTGTCGGTGACGATGCCGGCGAGGTCGATGCCGGGCACCATCGGAAAGCTGCGCACCACGGGGGATGTGCCGGTGATCGCCAGTGCGTCTTTGTAGTTCAGCGTCGAGTACTCGACCTCGATGTCGACGGTGCCGTCCGGGAGCGCGGACTCGGCCACGCTCGTCAGCGCGACTCTTCGTCCCGCATCGTCTTTTTCGATCAGCACCGCGGAGAACATCGCCGCCCTCGTGTCGTCCATGGCGAGCACATTACGTCAATCCTATTAAGGATAGCAATGCTTGCCTGTTCAACGGATCATCGTGCGGTCCAGCCGCCATCGACCACGATCGTCTGGCCGGTGACGTAGCTGCCCGCGTCGCTCGCCAGCCAGGCGACGGCCCCGACGATGTCCTCGGCGGTGCCCTCCTTCGGCAGGGGAGTGTTGCGCCGCAGATACGCCGCGGCGCGCTCGCTCTCGTAGAGCGGCCCGGTGATCTCGCTGCGAAAGAAGCCCGGCGCCACCGTGTTCACCCGGATCGAATGCCGCGCCCACTGCACCGCGAGCTCGGCGGCGAGCCCGGACAATCCGGCCTTGCTCGCGGCGTAGGACGCCTGCGGGATACCGGGGATGCCGACCCGGCCGCTGATCGAGGAGATGTTGACGATCGTGCCCCGGCCGAGCGTGCGCATATGCGGAAAGACCTGCTGCGACAGCCGCAACGGCGCGACGAGGTTGAGGTCCATGGTCCGGCGGATGGCGTCGACAGGCTCGTCCTCGGCGCGTTCGGTGGTGAACATCGTGCCCGCGGCGTTGATCAGGATCTCCGGTGGACCCAGTTCGGCGACGACCGCGGGGACGATCGCCTCCAGTCCGTCGACACCGTCGAGCTCGGACAGATCGCACGCGACGGCGAATCCGTCGATCCGCCCGGCGATTTCGGTCAACCGGTCCCGGCGCCGGGCCACCACCGCCACCCGGGCGCCGAGGGCGGCCAGCGCCGATGCCACCGCGGCGCCGAGTCCCGACGACGCGCCGGTCACTATCGCCACACGGCCGTCGAGGTCGAAAAGTTCTGCGGGCGTGGCGCGATCGGGTGTCATGACGGTGTCCTCAGGCTTGCGTGGCGTGTGGTCGTCGGGCGGCGAGTGCGGGCAGTTTCATCCGCTCGACCTTGCCCATCGCGTTGACCGGCAGAGCGTCGACCACGGACCAGATCTCGGGCACCTTGTACGGCGAGAGCTCCCGTCGGCACAGTGCGGTGAGTTCCGCGACGTCGACCGCGGCACCGCCGCTCTCGACCACGGCGGCGACGCGGTGGCCGAGCCGGTCGTCGGCGATGCCGCAGACCGCGACCTTGGCGACTGCGGGGTGCGTGGCGATGACGCGTTCCACCTCGAGCGGATAGACGTTCGCCCCGCCCCGGACGATGACGAGCTTCTTGCGGTCGAGCACGGTCAGCCAGCCGTCCGCGTCGACGGTCCCGATGTCACCGGTCGGGATCGGACCGGGTTCCGGTGCTCGGAGGCCCTCGGGTTCCCAGTAGCCCAGCATCGGTTGCCACCGGCCCGCCCACGGTCCGGTGGTGGTGCCGCTCAAGTGCAATTCGCCGAGCTCGCCCGCCGGGAGCATGTGGCCGTCGTCGTCGTAGGCCGCGACGGTGTACTGCGGCAATACCTGCCCGCAGGTGCCGGGACGCGGTGCGGTTCGCGGCGGGTCGATGGAGACGACGGTCGGCGCCTCGGTTAGGCCGTAGGTGACGCGGGGGAGGAGCCCGTGCGCCGCGCGGAACGCCTGGCGCAGCGATTCCGGGGTGTCGCCGCCGCCGCTCCACACCTCGGTGAGCGAGCTGAGATCGAGGTCGGGGCGACGGGCGAGATCGTAGAGCTGAGCGGGCGCGCCGTTCCACACGGTGATCCGCCGTGCGGCGATCCATTCGGCGACGCCGTCGACGTCACGGCGGTTCATCACGACAGCGCAGCCGCCCGCCTGTGCGGTGAGCAGCGTGGACAGGACCATGAGATTGAGAATGGTGAGCGGAAAGCTGTCGCCCTTACGCAGTTCGGGACCCCAGCCTCGGGTGGCGACGAGAGCGGCGCCGGGCAGGAGCAGGTTGCGCTGGCTGTGCACCACGGCCTTGGGCTGTCCCGACGTGCCGCTGGTGAAGGCGATCGCGGCAGGCGCGTCGACCTCGGTCTCGACGGGCGGTGCCACCGCGCCGGTGGTCATCAGCTCCGCCCACCGGCCGGAATCGACGCACGCGGACGAAGTCACCCGGCACTGTGCGCCGGCGAGCACGACCATCGGAGCGCAGAGGTCGTCGAGGTACCGCTGCTCGCTCGTCGTGAGTGCCTCGCCGATCCCCGCCCAGATAGCGCCGATTCGCTGCGCGCCGTGAAACGCCGCGACGATGTCGAGGTCGTTGGGCAGGCAGGCGGCGACCCGGTCGCCGGGCCGCACACCGAGCGACCACAGTGCCCCCGCCGCCCGCTCGGCTCGATCGTCGAGTTCGGCATAGGTCCAGATGCCGGAGACCGCTTCCACCGCCGCGGCGTCGGGGCGGCTGCGGAGCGCTGCGTCGAGTACCGCGGCGATGGTCCCGGTCGTGCGCCGCGGCCGGTGGGAGCTCGGTGGGTCATGGCTGTCGATGTCGTCCACAATTCTTTCCTCGCTATTCTTATAATGATTCATACTATAGGCTCGGACTCGCTGTCCCGGAGTGCGCGCGAGCTCCTGGAGACAGCTCCCGCCGATGCCGAATCCTCCCGGTCGCCACTGTCTCTCGGCTGCCGGTTCCCTGTGACGGAGGAGAGGTCGAGCCGTGATGGCACCTCGAACAACGACACGCTCTGGACCACTGTCCGAGCTGCGTGTCCTCGATCTGACCGCGATGGTGATGGGTCCCTACTGCACCCAGATCATGGCCGACATGGGCGCGGACGTGGTCAAGATCGAACCCCCCGCCGGGGACAACACCCGCTACATCTCGGTCGGCCCCGACCCGGCGATGGGCGGGGTGTTCGTCAATGTGAACCGGGGCAAACGCAGCGTGGTCCTGGATCTGCGCTCGGAGTCGGGCAAGCAGGCGCTGCGCGCGCTGATCGCCGGCGCCGACGTGTTCGTCCATTCGATGCGCGCCACGGCGAT
It includes:
- a CDS encoding FAS1-like dehydratase domain-containing protein, producing MSTKPDRPAITELDLSDVDHRVGQPIGGGQLWDPCSTSDIRRWVMAMDYPNPVHWDHEFARESRFGGLVAPQSIAVALDYGHGAAPACVGHIPGSHLIFGGEEWWFYGCPVRPGDTLFQQRRFHDYKVADTKFAGPTMFSRGDTTHTNQHGVRVARERSTAIRYLAAEAAERGLYENQFGTVKSWTPAELAAVDALRTDWLMSNRHGVSPRFDEVKVGDTLPRRVIGPHTVASFTTEYRAFLFNIWGTFGWVAPPGIADPWVYQDPGWVEGFAFDEEGAKIDPRKRDGLYVGPSRGHIDADKAGEVGMARAYGYGATMGAWCTDYLAYWAGYDGMVRHSKANFRLPAFEGDVTYFDAEVIGKDAESAWGVPIVQIKLRLTNQDSGVLVDCTAEVELPF
- the acuI gene encoding acrylyl-CoA reductase (NADPH), which translates into the protein MDDTRAAMFSAVLIEKDDAGRRVALTSVAESALPDGTVDIEVEYSTLNYKDALAITGTSPVVRSFPMVPGIDLAGIVTDSAHPDWTKGDRVVLNGWGVGETHWGGLAQRARLDGDWLVPLPAAFTARQAMVIGTAGYTASLCVSALLDHGVRPEQGEVLVTGATGGVGGIAIALLAAAGFTVAAATGKTAEADYLRHLGAATVLDRAELAEGGKPLQKERWAGVVDSVGSHTLANACAQTRYGGAVAACGLAQGMDFPSSVAPFILRGVTLYGIDSVMAPRSRRDAAWSRLSRDLAADAIEAIVEEIALADTIAAAERLIAGTVRGRIVVDVNR
- a CDS encoding SDR family NAD(P)-dependent oxidoreductase, encoding MTPDRATPAELFDLDGRVAIVTGASSGLGAAVASALAALGARVAVVARRRDRLTEIAGRIDGFAVACDLSELDGVDGLEAIVPAVVAELGPPEILINAAGTMFTTERAEDEPVDAIRRTMDLNLVAPLRLSQQVFPHMRTLGRGTIVNISSISGRVGIPGIPQASYAASKAGLSGLAAELAVQWARHSIRVNTVAPGFFRSEITGPLYESERAAAYLRRNTPLPKEGTAEDIVGAVAWLASDAGSYVTGQTIVVDGGWTAR
- a CDS encoding class I adenylate-forming enzyme family protein gives rise to the protein MDDIDSHDPPSSHRPRRTTGTIAAVLDAALRSRPDAAAVEAVSGIWTYAELDDRAERAAGALWSLGVRPGDRVAACLPNDLDIVAAFHGAQRIGAIWAGIGEALTTSEQRYLDDLCAPMVVLAGAQCRVTSSACVDSGRWAELMTTGAVAPPVETEVDAPAAIAFTSGTSGQPKAVVHSQRNLLLPGAALVATRGWGPELRKGDSFPLTILNLMVLSTLLTAQAGGCAVVMNRRDVDGVAEWIAARRITVWNGAPAQLYDLARRPDLDLSSLTEVWSGGGDTPESLRQAFRAAHGLLPRVTYGLTEAPTVVSIDPPRTAPRPGTCGQVLPQYTVAAYDDDGHMLPAGELGELHLSGTTTGPWAGRWQPMLGYWEPEGLRAPEPGPIPTGDIGTVDADGWLTVLDRKKLVIVRGGANVYPLEVERVIATHPAVAKVAVCGIADDRLGHRVAAVVESGGAAVDVAELTALCRRELSPYKVPEIWSVVDALPVNAMGKVERMKLPALAARRPHATQA